A genomic region of Nakaseomyces glabratus chromosome C, complete sequence contains the following coding sequences:
- the RMD8 gene encoding Rmd8p (CAGL0C01969g~Ortholog(s) have endoplasmic reticulum, nucleus localization), which produces MSYRDTGMDKKGTGTMSKRSPSILVTDARTSKNRRSAPFAGHAAGVRSASSSTGSGSSASAERGAELMKYVNGNLRGSRGQYAATGGRSSSNHGTGDLSNRGTSSPPRRRASGRFSEISIDNILSDRSDVPSGRREERGSNSSFDRSMIYDRLHPQPIRKMINTLPIRTSKTSQKLVLIPEDGSVPPTRGALERREQPTFVKRNPTERIPKSSRDHRLSRITAYNLAEGFNLKLLSKFLKSTHEVKPRLYDECLYIAYTLPLLPGKDGFRLKSNVSKKVVGGKTLIEKLIDTSEQRDHHYEYYSGVETLEDANNNYELDPTSVDNENNNNSNNNPADSFDPSEPQYFAEETPKEQLERERSESLHINPGSKPIAVNADEDQHAEIFVFHYGVIVFWNFTEEEEKNLLGDIAFSDYKNLVIRPLDEQDIEIEQFHFEYDKDTERPRIFNDIITLRSGDHIIELTLSHAIAQSSKLSRFESRISPILTTVTRLPKRLALYGTLGLKREQLIKKSGKLFKLRVDVNLSSSVLDTPEFFWSFEPSLHPLYVAMREYLEIDQRVQVLNDRCMVFLEFFDICVDSIAERNIVRVTWWFFVAIVITVIFSLIEVFIRYLIINRLKH; this is translated from the coding sequence TCCTCTACTGGTAGTGGGAGTAGCGCCTCTGCTGAGCGTGGTGCTGAGTTGATGAAATATGTTAATGGTAACCTGCGTGGGAGCCGTGGCCAGTATGCAGCCACTGGTGGGCGCAGCAGTAGTAACCACGGTACCGGTGACCTCAGTAATAGAGGTACTAGTTCTCCTCCGAGACGCAGGGCGTCTGGTAGGTTCAGTGAAATATCCATAGATAATATACTATCAGACCGCTCTGATGTGCCGTCTGgtagaagagaagaaagaggCTCTAATTCTAGCTTTGATAGGAGTATGATATATGACCGTTTGCACCCACAACCGATAAGGAAAATGATTAACACATTGCCTATAAGAACGTCGAAAACGTCACAAAAACTGGTCCTCATACCTGAGGATGGTTCTGTCCCGCCGACTAGAGGTGCATTAGAGAGAAGAGAACAGCCAACATTTGTCAAGCGAAACCCAACTGAGAGGATACCAAAGAGCAGCAGAGATCACAGGTTGTCCCGGATAACCGCATATAACCTAGCAGAAGGGTTTAACCTGAAATTGCTGTCAAAGTTTCTCAAGTCTACACACGAAGTCAAGCCTAGACTTTACGATGAATGTTTATACATCGCTTATACATTGCCATTGTTGCCAGGGAAGGATGGATTCAGACTAAAATCCAACGTATCCAAGAAGGTTGTTGGTGGTAAAACCttgattgaaaaattaattgATACTAGTGAGCAAAGAGATCACCATTATGAGTACTATTCTGGTGTAGAGACATTAGAGGATGCGAATAACAATTACGAGCTTGATCCAACTAGTGTTGACAAcgaaaataataacaatagtaataataatcCAGCAGATTCGTTTGATCCAAGTGAGCCACAATATTTTGCAGAAGAGACACCAAAGGAACAGCTAGAAAGGGAACGCTCTGAAAGCTTACATATTAATCCGGGAAGTAAGCCGATAGCGGTAAATGCCGATGAAGATCAACATGCTgaaatttttgtatttcaCTATGGTGTTATTGTGTTTTGGAATTTTACTGAGgaggaagaaaagaatttatTAGGTGATATCGCGTTCTCTGACTACAAGAATCTAGTGATAAGGCCCTTAGATGAACAAGATATTGAGATAGagcaatttcattttgaatatGACAAGGATACGGAGAGACCCAGAATTTTCAACGATATCATTACATTGAGATCAGGGGATCACATTATAGAATTAACTTTGTCCCATGCAATTGCTCAATCTTCGAAACTTTCTAGATTTGAATCAAGAATTTCTCCCATTCTAACCACTGTTACTAGACTTCCAAAAAGATTGGCACTGTATGGTACATTGGGTCTGAAAAGAGAACagttaattaaaaaatcGGGAAAACTGTTCAAGTTGAGAGTTGATGTCAACTTGTCGTCAAGTGTTTTAGATACTCCAGAGTTCTTTTGGTCATTTGAGCCAAGTTTGCATCCGCTGTATGTTGCCATGCGGGAATATCTTGAAATCGACCAAAGGGTTCAAGTACTAAATGATAGGTGTATGGTCTTTCTCgaattttttgatatatgtGTCGATTCTATAGCTGAGAGAAACATTGTGCGCGTTACGTGGTGGTTCTTTGTCGCTATAGTAATTACGgtgatattttcattgattGAAGTTTTCATCAGATATCTCATTATTAATCGACTCAAACACTAG